The Streptomyces cynarae genome contains a region encoding:
- a CDS encoding ATP-binding protein produces the protein MAPPSLPQSVGRLPAGAAQPRTGVFDLPAVPAAVGLARTSVRRLLGRWGTGDCTTDNAVLVTSELVTNAVKHSAGDRIVCRILTDGHRLRIEVEDENRGGTLPTRRRPGPDDQGGRGLMLVGMLSGDWGVRDAPDGSGRIVWADLAPEPGETVASDPPPLQHPLRPDPHPAAQAEGARRC, from the coding sequence ATGGCTCCGCCCTCCCTCCCCCAGTCCGTGGGCCGCCTGCCCGCGGGCGCGGCACAACCGAGAACCGGTGTCTTCGACCTCCCGGCGGTCCCCGCCGCCGTGGGCCTGGCCCGCACAAGCGTCCGGCGGCTGCTCGGCCGCTGGGGCACCGGGGACTGCACGACCGACAACGCCGTGCTGGTGACCTCGGAGCTGGTCACCAATGCGGTCAAGCACAGTGCCGGCGACCGGATCGTCTGCCGGATCCTCACCGATGGCCACCGGTTGCGCATCGAGGTCGAGGACGAGAACCGCGGCGGCACGCTCCCGACCCGGCGCCGGCCCGGGCCGGACGACCAGGGCGGCCGCGGGCTGATGCTGGTCGGCATGCTCAGCGGCGACTGGGGCGTGCGGGACGCCCCGGACGGCTCCGGCCGCATCGTCTGGGCCGACCTGGCACCGGAACCCGGCGAGACCGTCGCCAGCGACCCGCCCCCGCTCCAGCACCCCCTCAGGCCCGACCCCCACCCGGCCGCCCAAGCCGAAGGGGCGCGCCGGTGCTGA
- a CDS encoding VOC family protein, which translates to MEKNETRGKGEVTSHSVFGAPCWVSLATRDLEGAEEFYQAVFGWKWRPNSLGDRFRVALADGVPVAGIAAVASMWQMAVAWTVYFAVDSADDAAARCRERGGTTAVGPLALPPGRAALLADRDGAVFGIWEGPLITDWEEWRAAAPTFIRLHTRDAFDAAIFYGEVLEWAAARPGCCEVHYDGDEVVLRSSQVVIARIHSGAVEAAPDPTIRPHWQIHFTVDDVTACVLAARAHGGSVLQWEEGAGEAVLADPDGARFTVTARQRER; encoded by the coding sequence ATGGAGAAGAACGAGACACGTGGCAAGGGGGAAGTAACCAGTCACTCGGTGTTCGGCGCACCGTGCTGGGTGAGTCTGGCCACCCGCGACCTGGAGGGCGCGGAGGAGTTCTACCAGGCCGTCTTCGGCTGGAAGTGGCGGCCCAACAGCCTCGGTGACCGGTTCCGCGTGGCGCTCGCGGACGGGGTGCCCGTCGCCGGGATCGCCGCCGTGGCCTCGATGTGGCAGATGGCCGTGGCCTGGACCGTGTACTTCGCGGTCGACAGCGCCGACGACGCCGCGGCCCGCTGCCGGGAGCGCGGCGGGACCACGGCCGTGGGACCGCTCGCCCTCCCGCCGGGCCGGGCGGCCCTGCTCGCGGACCGCGACGGGGCCGTGTTCGGCATCTGGGAGGGCCCGCTCATCACGGACTGGGAGGAGTGGCGCGCCGCCGCGCCCACCTTCATAAGGCTGCACACGCGCGACGCCTTCGACGCCGCCATCTTCTACGGCGAGGTCCTGGAGTGGGCCGCCGCGCGCCCCGGCTGCTGCGAGGTGCACTACGACGGCGACGAGGTCGTGCTGCGCAGCAGCCAAGTGGTGATCGCGCGGATCCACTCGGGGGCGGTGGAGGCGGCGCCCGATCCCACGATCCGCCCGCACTGGCAGATCCACTTCACGGTCGACGACGTCACCGCCTGCGTCCTGGCGGCCCGTGCGCACGGCGGGTCCGTGCTGCAGTGGGAGGAGGGCGCCGGCGAGGCGGTGCTGGCCGACCCGGACGGCGCGCGCTTCACGGTGACCGCGAGGCAGCGGGAACGCTGA
- a CDS encoding DUF6114 domain-containing protein — MTNGPRAAFRRWRANRPFWGGLLLALGGAEILLTEKASLKVVMHIGMQGVAGYLLPTVMVLCGLLVLFNPTQRLFYSLIGILTSLGTWLTSNLGGFLIGLLLGAVGSCLAFGWLPDQEPRRGVLRRRRDRARTAGPAVS, encoded by the coding sequence ATGACGAACGGGCCGAGGGCCGCCTTCCGGCGGTGGCGGGCGAACCGGCCCTTCTGGGGCGGGCTGCTGCTCGCCCTGGGCGGGGCGGAGATCCTCCTCACCGAGAAGGCGTCGCTGAAGGTGGTCATGCACATCGGCATGCAGGGCGTAGCGGGGTATCTGCTGCCGACCGTGATGGTGCTGTGCGGTCTGCTGGTCCTCTTCAACCCCACCCAGCGCCTGTTCTACTCGCTCATCGGCATCCTGACGTCGCTGGGCACCTGGCTCACGTCCAACCTGGGCGGCTTCCTGATCGGCCTGCTGCTGGGCGCGGTGGGCAGCTGTCTGGCCTTCGGCTGGCTGCCGGACCAGGAGCCGCGCCGGGGCGTGCTGCGCCGCCGTCGCGATCGGGCCCGCACCGCCGGCCCGGCCGTGTCCTGA
- a CDS encoding DUF6230 family protein, with translation MASSSDATASPGSAPEPPESGSAAEGSSARRGRVRLRRAAVMAVPATAIAAGLAIMTAQGALGVQFAISGMAFTVTATDLNGTGFEQFGGLDTLDKDNPLRETVGDEVAVVTSVIKNATLTRLCQSVDLGGSYLKITAGGGKDKVVASDLTTDSTQLTGDADFTNIEIGNDAGTLNKAGVKGPHGVFSQQSDTVHIANLRQTNYATTAGTFKLPGLKLSFSDSDCPS, from the coding sequence ATGGCCTCGTCCTCGGACGCCACGGCGTCCCCCGGTTCCGCCCCCGAGCCCCCGGAAAGCGGTTCCGCCGCCGAAGGGTCCTCCGCAAGACGCGGGCGTGTCCGCCTGCGCCGCGCCGCGGTGATGGCGGTGCCTGCCACCGCGATCGCCGCAGGACTCGCGATCATGACCGCCCAGGGAGCACTGGGCGTGCAGTTCGCGATCTCCGGTATGGCCTTCACGGTCACCGCCACCGACCTGAACGGCACCGGCTTCGAGCAGTTCGGCGGCCTCGACACGCTGGACAAGGACAACCCGCTGAGGGAGACCGTCGGTGACGAGGTGGCGGTCGTCACCTCCGTGATCAAGAACGCGACGCTCACCAGGCTGTGCCAGAGCGTCGACCTCGGCGGCTCATATCTGAAGATCACCGCGGGCGGCGGCAAGGACAAGGTCGTCGCCAGCGATCTGACCACCGACTCGACCCAGCTGACCGGCGACGCCGACTTCACCAACATCGAGATCGGCAACGACGCCGGCACGCTGAACAAGGCAGGCGTGAAGGGGCCCCACGGTGTCTTCAGCCAGCAGTCCGACACCGTGCACATCGCCAACCTGCGGCAGACCAACTACGCCACCACGGCGGGCACCTTCAAGCTCCCGGGGCTCAAGCTCAGCTTCAGCGACTCGGACTGCCCCTCATGA
- a CDS encoding lytic polysaccharide monooxygenase auxiliary activity family 9 protein — MPAHRPVAAAAVAVAATLLPATPALAHGAPTDPVSRVVACSPEGGEQARTAACRAAIAANGAPFTAWDNLRVADVNGRDRQLIPDGRLCSGGLPAYKGLDLARSDWPSTRLTPGATLTMTYSSTIPHTGTFKLFLTTRGYDPAKPLTWSDLPAKPFAEVTDPPLRNGAYRIRATLPADRSGRHVLFTIWQNSSTTDTYYSCSDVVFAASGASGTGTGKDRPSGTPTPPPSAPATAASGAPATTVPGTPAAATAPRKDRGPSVPLPTAGAAAVALLLGAPRSSCCAADADETAAPGPAGDRRRPWAVS; from the coding sequence ATGCCCGCTCACCGCCCCGTCGCCGCGGCCGCCGTCGCCGTGGCGGCCACGCTGCTGCCAGCGACCCCGGCCCTCGCCCACGGCGCGCCCACGGATCCGGTCAGCCGGGTGGTCGCGTGCTCACCGGAGGGCGGCGAACAGGCGCGGACCGCCGCGTGCCGGGCGGCGATCGCGGCGAACGGCGCCCCGTTCACGGCCTGGGACAACCTGCGGGTGGCGGACGTGAACGGCAGGGACCGGCAGCTGATCCCCGACGGCCGGCTGTGCAGCGGAGGGCTGCCCGCGTACAAGGGCCTGGACCTGGCGCGCTCCGACTGGCCGTCGACCCGGCTCACGCCCGGGGCCACGCTGACGATGACGTACAGCTCGACGATCCCGCACACGGGCACGTTCAAGCTGTTCCTGACCACACGAGGCTACGATCCCGCGAAACCGCTGACCTGGTCCGACCTTCCGGCGAAGCCGTTCGCGGAGGTCACGGACCCGCCGCTGCGGAACGGTGCCTACCGGATCAGGGCGACGCTTCCGGCGGACCGCTCGGGGCGCCACGTCCTGTTCACGATCTGGCAGAACTCGAGCACGACGGACACCTACTACTCGTGCTCCGACGTGGTGTTCGCCGCGTCCGGCGCCTCGGGCACCGGCACGGGCAAGGACAGGCCGAGCGGCACGCCGACACCGCCGCCGAGCGCCCCGGCGACCGCCGCGTCCGGCGCCCCGGCGACGACCGTACCCGGCACCCCGGCTGCGGCCACAGCGCCCCGTAAGGACCGTGGCCCCTCGGTGCCGCTGCCGACGGCCGGCGCCGCGGCGGTCGCGCTGCTCCTGGGGGCGCCGCGCTCGTCGTGCTGCGCCGCCGACGCGGATGAGACGGCCGCCCCCGGTCCCGCCGGAGACCGGAGGCGGCCGTGGGCCGTCAGTTGA
- a CDS encoding damage-control phosphatase ARMT1 family protein has protein sequence MPDAPVILADEPGSFPHGVLSARHPALIRAVRDAFPYGPDRRHALEALLTSATEGVIEPLGTEDDVRWAQWGAREYLGRSWFEVPFLWSESYFYRHLLQAVGYFGPGPWQGIDPFRPFKLAELDSVETDEELAALDRLAGEPADARARALLHGSLWGNRADLGFRLSAPDASTAASGLVADDSDVLWSLLPCDTVCLVADNAGRELIPDLLLLDHLLTRRRVRRALLHVKAYPYYISDATTADVVDAVRRLTAAQGEAAAAGERLWTALAEGRLEVRAHPFSCAPLPYADMPDDLRAQFAEADLTILKGDLNYRRLVGDRLHPPTTPFADTTAYFPGPVAALRTLKSDVIVGLTAATEESLVAAEGRRWRTSGTHALIQVGP, from the coding sequence ATGCCTGACGCCCCCGTGATCCTCGCCGACGAGCCGGGCTCCTTCCCGCACGGTGTGCTCTCGGCACGGCATCCCGCGCTGATCCGCGCGGTGCGGGACGCCTTCCCGTACGGACCCGACCGGCGGCACGCCCTGGAGGCGCTGCTGACCAGCGCCACCGAGGGCGTCATCGAGCCCCTCGGCACGGAGGACGACGTGCGGTGGGCGCAGTGGGGCGCCCGGGAGTACCTGGGCCGGTCCTGGTTCGAGGTGCCCTTCCTGTGGTCCGAGAGCTACTTCTACCGCCACCTCCTCCAGGCGGTCGGCTACTTCGGCCCGGGCCCCTGGCAGGGCATCGACCCGTTCCGCCCCTTCAAACTCGCCGAACTCGACTCCGTGGAGACCGACGAGGAACTGGCGGCCCTGGACCGGCTGGCCGGCGAGCCGGCCGACGCGCGGGCGCGGGCACTGCTGCACGGCTCGCTGTGGGGCAATCGCGCGGACCTCGGCTTCCGCCTGTCCGCCCCCGACGCCTCGACGGCGGCTTCCGGGCTCGTGGCCGACGACAGCGACGTGTTGTGGTCCCTGCTGCCCTGCGACACGGTGTGCCTGGTCGCCGACAACGCGGGCCGCGAACTGATCCCGGACCTGCTCCTGCTGGACCATCTGCTGACCCGGCGCCGGGTACGGCGGGCCCTGCTGCACGTCAAGGCGTATCCCTACTACATCTCCGATGCCACCACGGCCGACGTCGTGGACGCCGTACGCCGCCTCACCGCCGCGCAGGGCGAGGCGGCGGCCGCCGGGGAGCGCCTGTGGACCGCTCTGGCCGAGGGGCGCCTGGAGGTCCGGGCGCACCCGTTCTCCTGCGCCCCGCTGCCGTACGCCGACATGCCCGACGACCTGCGCGCCCAGTTCGCCGAGGCGGACCTGACGATCCTCAAGGGCGACCTCAACTACCGCCGCCTGGTGGGGGACCGGCTCCACCCGCCGACGACGCCGTTCGCGGACACCACGGCGTACTTCCCCGGCCCGGTCGCGGCGCTGCGCACCCTGAAGTCCGACGTGATCGTGGGCCTCACCGCGGCGACCGAGGAGTCGCTGGTCGCCGCGGAGGGACGGCGCTGGCGGACGAGCGGCACGCACGCGCTGATCCAGGTAGGACCGTGA
- a CDS encoding cytochrome P450 codes for MSIGESAPPVPDVFDPRRYAEGVPYSAYRTLRDHHPVAWQEEPEVLGWPAGPGFWAVTRHADVVRVLKDSATFSSWLGATQIRDPDPADLPFIRRMMLNQDASAHGRLRRLVSRAFTPRRIDRFAAVVRRRAQALCAGALDRARAGDGTCDVVSAITDDYALLNLADLLGVPESDRALLLHWTRRVIGYQDPDEVGEPLRDAEGRPVNPRSPSALRDMFAYVRQLADRKRTHPGDDIMTALATDPELAGPELEMFFFLLTIAGNDTVRSAAPGGLLALAEHPGAYQRLRTQPGELGLAVDELLRWHPPVLSFRRTASRDTELAGQQIRAGDKVVVFHASANRDERAFAAPDRLDLARTPNPHVSFGDGPHVCLGVHFARLQLRVLYQAALESLPDLCLAAPPRRLVSNFINGIKALSLQLT; via the coding sequence GTGAGCATCGGCGAGAGCGCTCCGCCCGTCCCCGACGTCTTCGATCCCCGCCGTTACGCCGAGGGAGTCCCCTACTCCGCCTACCGCACTCTCCGTGACCACCACCCGGTCGCCTGGCAGGAGGAACCGGAGGTGCTCGGCTGGCCGGCGGGGCCCGGTTTCTGGGCGGTGACCCGGCACGCGGACGTGGTGCGCGTGCTGAAGGACTCCGCGACGTTCTCCTCCTGGCTGGGCGCCACGCAGATCCGCGACCCGGACCCCGCCGACCTGCCGTTCATCCGCCGCATGATGCTCAACCAGGACGCGTCGGCGCACGGGCGGCTGCGGCGGCTCGTCAGCCGTGCCTTCACTCCGCGGCGTATCGACCGCTTCGCCGCCGTCGTCCGCCGGCGCGCCCAGGCGCTGTGCGCGGGCGCCCTCGACCGGGCACGCGCGGGCGACGGCACCTGTGACGTCGTCTCCGCCATCACCGACGACTACGCCCTGCTCAACCTCGCCGACCTGCTGGGCGTGCCCGAGTCCGACCGGGCCCTGCTGCTGCACTGGACCCGTCGCGTGATCGGCTACCAGGATCCGGACGAGGTGGGCGAGCCGCTCCGCGATGCCGAGGGCCGGCCCGTCAACCCTCGCTCACCGTCCGCGCTGCGGGACATGTTCGCGTACGTCCGGCAGTTGGCCGACCGGAAGCGCACGCACCCCGGTGACGACATCATGACCGCCCTCGCCACCGACCCCGAACTGGCGGGCCCCGAGCTGGAGATGTTCTTCTTCCTGCTGACCATCGCCGGCAACGACACGGTGCGCAGCGCGGCACCCGGCGGCCTGCTGGCGCTCGCCGAGCACCCTGGGGCGTATCAGCGGCTGCGTACACAGCCCGGAGAACTCGGGCTTGCCGTCGACGAGTTGCTTCGCTGGCACCCGCCCGTGCTCAGCTTCCGGCGCACCGCCTCCCGTGACACCGAGCTGGCCGGGCAGCAGATACGGGCCGGCGACAAGGTGGTCGTCTTCCACGCGTCCGCCAACCGGGACGAGCGGGCCTTCGCCGCACCCGACCGGCTCGATCTGGCACGGACGCCGAACCCACACGTCTCCTTCGGGGACGGTCCGCACGTCTGTCTCGGCGTGCACTTCGCCCGACTGCAACTGCGCGTGCTCTACCAGGCGGCGCTGGAGTCCCTGCCCGATCTCTGCCTGGCCGCGCCGCCCAGAAGGCTCGTCTCGAACTTCATCAACGGCATCAAGGCGCTCTCCCTCCAGCTCACTTGA
- a CDS encoding alpha/beta fold hydrolase, which translates to MTSFVLPHDVQGDGAHKVFAVHGWFGDRGAYSAVVPDLDRATFTYALVDLRGYGAAKDAPGAFDTGQAAADLLELADRLGWERFSVVGHSMGGVVAQRLLVLAPERLRRIVGVSPVPASGLTMPAEQWELFTGAAHKPENRRVIIDFTTGGRRPAAWLDRMVARSLAHSAPEAFRAWLDSWAGEDFHEEVKGSAVPALAIAGALDPALTADLLRDTWLRWYPHGSVLELPSAGHYAMDETPLDLIRAVEDFLRADGAEA; encoded by the coding sequence ATGACCTCCTTCGTGCTGCCTCATGACGTGCAAGGTGACGGCGCCCACAAGGTGTTCGCGGTGCACGGCTGGTTCGGTGATCGGGGTGCGTACTCGGCGGTGGTGCCGGATCTCGATCGCGCCACCTTCACCTATGCCCTCGTCGACCTTCGCGGATACGGTGCCGCGAAGGACGCCCCCGGCGCGTTCGACACCGGTCAGGCGGCCGCGGACCTCCTCGAACTCGCCGACCGGCTGGGCTGGGAGCGGTTCTCGGTGGTCGGGCACTCCATGGGCGGCGTGGTCGCCCAGCGGCTGCTGGTCCTCGCGCCCGAACGCCTGCGCCGGATCGTCGGGGTCTCCCCCGTGCCCGCCTCCGGGTTGACGATGCCCGCCGAGCAGTGGGAGCTGTTCACGGGCGCCGCGCACAAGCCGGAGAACCGGCGCGTCATCATCGACTTCACCACCGGCGGTCGGCGCCCGGCCGCCTGGCTGGACCGGATGGTCGCGCGTTCGCTGGCGCACAGCGCCCCCGAGGCGTTCCGGGCATGGCTGGACTCGTGGGCCGGGGAGGACTTCCACGAGGAGGTCAAGGGTTCCGCGGTGCCCGCTCTGGCCATCGCGGGAGCACTCGACCCGGCGCTGACAGCCGACCTGCTGCGGGACACCTGGCTGCGCTGGTATCCGCACGGCTCGGTCCTCGAACTGCCCTCCGCGGGCCACTACGCGATGGACGAAACACCGCTCGACCTCATCCGGGCCGTGGAGGACTTCCTGCGCGCGGACGGCGCGGAAGCGTGA
- the cyc2 gene encoding germacradienol/geosmin synthase Cyc2 has protein sequence MTQPFDLPHFYMPYPARLNPHVDEARAHSTEWARAMGMLEGSGIWEQSDLDAHDYGLLCAYTHPDCDAPALSLITDWYVWVFFFDDHFLEIFKRTQDREGGKAYLDRLPLFMPLDLGTAVPAPENPVEAGLADLWARTVPSMSPDWRRRFAVATEHLLNESLWELSNINEGRIANPVEYIEMRRKVGGAPWSAGLVEYATAEVPGRVATSRPLRVLMETFADAVHLRNDLFSYQREVEEEGENSNGVLVLETFFGCGTQEAADAVNDILTSRLHQFEHTAFTEVPALALDRGLTPDELAAVAAYTKGLQDWQSGGHEWHMRSSRYMNENARSRQRPFGLSGLGTSAADVRGLLADAGAMGAPPTPFRQRGRLRVYSHLPFQQVGPSLIPDLHMPYEVELSPHLDGARSRLTPWMHRMGMLQEGVWDEDKLAAYDLPLCASGLDPDASPEALDLSSQWLSWGTYGDDYYPLVFGHRRDLAAARLCTERLSSCMPLDGAEFPVPANGMERGLIDLWARTTAGMTPEQRRSLRAAVDDMTESWVWELSNQLQNRIPDPVDYLEMRRATFGADLTKNLCRMGHGPAVPPEVYRSGTVRALENAAIDYAMLVNDVFSYQKEIEYEGEIHNALLVVQNFFGCDYPTAVRIVGDLMNQRMEQFQHVAARELPVLFDDFALSQEAREVMDGYVADLRNYMAAILNWHRNCRRYGADDLARRFHGFVPDLASAVTLRPAPVAR, from the coding sequence ATGACGCAGCCGTTCGACCTCCCGCACTTCTACATGCCGTACCCCGCGCGGCTGAACCCGCATGTCGACGAGGCCCGCGCCCACTCCACGGAGTGGGCCCGCGCCATGGGCATGCTGGAGGGCTCCGGCATCTGGGAGCAGTCCGACCTCGACGCGCACGACTACGGGCTGCTGTGCGCGTACACCCACCCCGACTGCGACGCCCCGGCCCTCTCCCTGATCACCGACTGGTACGTGTGGGTGTTCTTCTTCGACGACCACTTCCTGGAGATCTTCAAGCGCACCCAGGACCGCGAGGGCGGCAAGGCATACCTGGACCGCCTCCCGCTGTTCATGCCCCTGGACCTCGGCACCGCGGTCCCGGCCCCGGAGAACCCGGTGGAAGCGGGCCTCGCCGACCTGTGGGCACGCACGGTGCCGTCCATGTCCCCCGACTGGCGGCGACGGTTCGCCGTTGCCACCGAGCATCTGCTCAACGAGTCCCTTTGGGAGCTGTCCAACATCAACGAAGGGCGGATCGCCAACCCCGTCGAGTACATCGAGATGCGCCGCAAGGTGGGCGGCGCCCCCTGGTCCGCGGGACTCGTCGAGTACGCCACCGCCGAGGTACCCGGCCGTGTCGCCACCTCCCGCCCGCTGCGCGTGCTCATGGAGACGTTCGCCGACGCGGTCCACCTGCGCAACGACCTCTTCTCCTACCAGCGCGAGGTCGAGGAGGAGGGCGAGAACAGCAACGGCGTCCTCGTCCTGGAGACCTTCTTCGGCTGTGGCACACAAGAGGCGGCCGACGCCGTCAACGACATCCTGACCTCACGTCTGCACCAGTTCGAGCACACCGCGTTCACCGAGGTCCCCGCCCTGGCCCTGGACAGGGGTCTCACCCCGGACGAGCTCGCCGCCGTCGCCGCATACACGAAGGGGCTGCAGGACTGGCAGTCCGGCGGCCACGAATGGCACATGCGCTCCAGCCGCTACATGAACGAGAACGCCCGCTCCCGGCAGCGCCCCTTCGGGCTCTCCGGCCTCGGCACGTCCGCCGCCGACGTGCGCGGACTGCTCGCCGACGCGGGGGCCATGGGGGCACCTCCCACGCCCTTCAGGCAGCGGGGGAGGCTGCGCGTGTACAGCCATCTGCCCTTCCAGCAGGTGGGGCCTTCGCTGATCCCCGACCTCCACATGCCCTACGAGGTGGAGCTCAGCCCGCACCTGGACGGCGCCCGCAGCCGCCTCACCCCCTGGATGCACCGGATGGGCATGCTCCAGGAGGGCGTCTGGGACGAGGACAAGCTGGCCGCGTACGACCTGCCCCTCTGCGCGTCAGGACTGGACCCGGACGCGAGCCCCGAGGCGCTGGACCTCAGTTCCCAGTGGCTGTCCTGGGGCACCTACGGCGACGACTACTACCCTCTCGTCTTCGGCCACCGCCGCGACCTCGCCGCGGCGAGGCTGTGCACCGAGCGGCTGTCGTCCTGCATGCCCCTCGACGGCGCGGAGTTCCCCGTCCCCGCGAACGGGATGGAGCGCGGCCTGATCGACCTGTGGGCTCGCACCACGGCCGGGATGACCCCGGAGCAGCGGCGATCGTTGCGCGCCGCCGTCGACGACATGACCGAGAGCTGGGTGTGGGAGCTGTCCAACCAGCTCCAGAACCGCATCCCGGACCCCGTCGACTACCTGGAGATGCGCCGCGCCACCTTCGGCGCCGACCTCACCAAGAACCTCTGCCGCATGGGCCACGGCCCCGCGGTCCCGCCCGAGGTGTACCGCAGCGGCACGGTCCGCGCCCTGGAGAACGCGGCCATCGACTACGCGATGCTCGTCAACGACGTCTTCTCGTACCAGAAGGAGATCGAGTACGAGGGCGAGATCCACAACGCGCTCCTCGTGGTGCAGAACTTCTTCGGCTGCGACTACCCGACGGCGGTGCGCATCGTGGGCGACCTGATGAACCAGCGCATGGAGCAGTTCCAGCACGTGGCCGCCCGCGAACTGCCCGTGCTGTTCGACGACTTCGCTCTCTCCCAGGAGGCGCGCGAGGTCATGGACGGCTATGTGGCCGACCTGCGGAACTACATGGCGGCCATCCTGAACTGGCACCGCAACTGCCGCCGCTACGGCGCCGACGACCTGGCCCGCCGCTTCCACGGCTTCGTCCCGGACCTGGCTTCGGCCGTCACCCTGAGGCCGGCGCCGGTGGCACGCTGA
- a CDS encoding CTP synthase C-terminal region-related (seleno)protein → MTSDATHTARLALVGDRSPAVVSHTRVPLLLEALAERDRLVLDAYWIPSEEAADEGAVRGFDAVWVLPGSPYRSEAGVLAAIRTAREEGIPFLGTCGGFQHALLEYARTVCGLTRVAHAENDPDADDLLIEPLACSLVGHEAAVRVVPDTLAHQVIGSQRTVERYFCSYGPSRHLDTLHAHGLRFSGHDEDGQVRIAELPGHPFFLATLFQPELTGDGSRPHPVVRALAQAAVEHAAVARRSDSPDPGPEAAGPSARVAVVSAAPGAVPGAVSVPPAPASG, encoded by the coding sequence ATGACATCCGACGCGACGCACACCGCCCGTCTCGCCCTGGTCGGCGACCGCTCCCCCGCCGTGGTCTCGCACACCCGCGTTCCTCTGCTGCTGGAGGCGCTCGCCGAGCGCGACCGGCTCGTCCTCGACGCCTACTGGATCCCGTCCGAGGAGGCCGCGGACGAGGGCGCGGTGCGCGGCTTCGACGCGGTGTGGGTGCTGCCGGGCAGCCCGTACCGGAGCGAGGCCGGGGTGCTCGCAGCGATCCGCACCGCACGAGAGGAGGGGATCCCCTTCCTCGGCACGTGCGGCGGCTTCCAGCACGCGCTGCTGGAGTACGCCCGCACAGTGTGCGGCCTGACCCGGGTCGCGCACGCGGAGAACGACCCGGATGCCGACGACCTCCTCATCGAGCCGCTGGCCTGCTCCCTGGTGGGCCACGAGGCGGCGGTCCGTGTCGTCCCGGACACGCTGGCCCACCAGGTGATCGGCTCGCAGCGGACCGTCGAACGGTACTTCTGCTCGTACGGCCCCTCCCGGCACCTGGACACGCTGCACGCGCACGGGCTGCGGTTCAGCGGACACGACGAGGACGGACAGGTGAGGATCGCGGAACTGCCCGGCCACCCCTTCTTCCTGGCCACCCTCTTCCAACCGGAACTCACGGGCGACGGCTCGCGCCCGCACCCCGTCGTGCGGGCGCTGGCGCAAGCCGCGGTGGAGCACGCCGCCGTCGCGAGAAGGTCCGACTCGCCTGACCCCGGCCCGGAAGCGGCGGGCCCGTCAGCCCGGGTGGCCGTCGTGTCCGCCGCGCCCGGCGCAGTGCCGGGGGCGGTCAGCGTGCCACCGGCGCCGGCCTCAGGGTGA
- a CDS encoding LysR family transcriptional regulator, translating into MDPHLLRTYVTVARLASFSEAARELGYTQSAVSQHIAALEQDLGAPLLTRRPVAPTTAGERLLEHAGPLLLRLDAARADVTRMAAAPTLGVTLAATPTALGPRVLAALPAAGVTLRVLTRDEIPAAVATGGADLGLVDGLAAPSDPLRLPDVAPLMTESAGEEPVCVLLPRSHPLAGRAGLRLGDLADARWLDAPDAGLPLAQLRAVAGGTGFRPALRQEGTDLRTLMALAAAGHGLAVLPRSAATGVPGTVAVPLTAPRVVHRTELVHGRGLRGAAATLAERLLPAPQARG; encoded by the coding sequence ATGGACCCGCACCTCCTGCGCACCTACGTCACCGTGGCCCGGCTCGCGTCCTTCTCAGAGGCCGCCCGCGAACTCGGCTACACCCAGTCCGCCGTGTCGCAGCACATCGCAGCGCTCGAACAGGACCTCGGCGCGCCGCTGCTGACCCGGCGTCCGGTCGCCCCCACCACGGCGGGTGAACGGCTCCTCGAACACGCCGGTCCGCTGCTGCTGCGCCTCGATGCGGCCAGGGCCGACGTCACGCGGATGGCGGCCGCACCCACGCTCGGGGTGACGCTCGCGGCCACGCCGACCGCGCTCGGGCCGCGCGTCCTCGCCGCACTGCCCGCCGCGGGCGTCACCCTGAGGGTGCTCACCCGGGACGAGATACCCGCAGCGGTCGCCACCGGCGGCGCGGACCTCGGCCTCGTGGACGGCCTGGCGGCGCCCAGCGATCCGCTGCGGCTGCCCGACGTGGCGCCGCTCATGACCGAGAGCGCCGGCGAGGAGCCCGTCTGCGTTCTGCTGCCGCGCAGCCATCCGCTCGCCGGCCGCGCCGGGCTCCGGCTCGGCGACCTCGCGGACGCCCGTTGGCTGGACGCCCCCGACGCGGGCCTGCCGCTGGCTCAACTGCGGGCCGTGGCCGGTGGCACGGGCTTCCGGCCGGCCCTGCGCCAGGAGGGTACCGATCTGCGCACGCTCATGGCGCTTGCGGCCGCAGGCCACGGCCTCGCAGTGCTGCCGCGATCGGCGGCCACCGGAGTACCGGGCACGGTCGCCGTGCCGCTCACGGCGCCCCGCGTGGTCCACCGCACGGAACTCGTACACGGCCGGGGCCTGCGCGGAGCCGCGGCGACACTGGCCGAGCGGCTGCTGCCCGCTCCGCAGGCCAGGGGGTGA